GGCGGCCAGCGCGGCGGCGACGGCCTCCGGCCGGCCCTGTGCGGCGAGCACCAGGTCGTGTCCGGCCACGGAGAGCTGGTCGCCGACCGCGAACGGGCCGGCGTCCGGTACCTCGTGCGGCGGCTCGCCCTCCAGTTCCAGGGCGGCCGAGGCCAGGCTGCGGGCCAGCGCCAGCCCGGCCCTCGCCCGGGACGGGTGGCCGGGCACCGCGGCGAGCAGCCGGCTCTGCGGCATCGAACGGAACCGGTCCGCGAGGCGGTCGACGGCGTCGACCAGGTCGGCGGCGGACGGCAGGGGGGCTTCGGACATGCAGCGAGGGTATCGGGCCCGGACAGGCCGAAGCCCCCGGGAGCGGGGCTCTCGGGGGCTTCGGTGCGGGTCCGGGACGAGGTCAGTCGTCGCCGCGGAGGATGGCGATCAGGCGCAGCATCTCCAGGTAGATCCAGACCAGGGAGAGGGTGAGGCCGAAGGCGGCGCGCCAGGCCTCCTGCTGCGGGGCGCCGCCGCGGATCGCGTTCTCGATCTCGGCGAAGTCCAGCGAGAGGAAGAACGCGCCGAGGGCGATGCCGATCAGGCCGACCGCGATGCCGAGCGGTCCGGAGCGCAGGCCGAAGTCGGCGCCGAACATCGAGGCGATCATGTTGACCAGCAGCAGGCCGAGGAAGCCCATCGCGATGGCCAGGCCGATCCGGGTGTACCGGGGGGTGACCCGGATCCGGCCGCTCTTGTAGGCGATCAGCATGGCGCCGAAGACCACCGCGGTGCCGAGCACGGCCTGGACGGCGATGCCGGGCCAGATCGTGTTGAAGACCTTGGTGATCGCGCCGAGGAAGAAGCCCTCCAGGGCGGCGTAGGCGAGGATCAGCGGCGGGCTGACGCTGCGCTTGAAGGTGATGACGAGGCCGACCACGAACGCGGCCAGGGCGGCGCCGGCGGCGAAGCCGTAGCCCTCGTCGGGCAGCGCGAACCACGCGAGGGCGCCGAACGCGACCAGGGTGAGCAGCGTGAGCGTCGTCCGGGCGACCACGTCGTCCATGGTCATCCGGCCGGTCTGCAGCGGGCCCGCGGACGGGGCCTGGTACATCTCGACCAGCTGGTCGTCCGTCAGCTGGGTGCCGTCGGCGCGCGCGTACGGGTTGGCGCCGTAGGGGTTGGCCGCGTAGGGGTTGTTGGCGTACGGGTCGCCGGCCTGGGGCGGCCGGGTGGCGTCGAACCCCGCGTATCCGGTGTCGCGGGTGAAGGACCCCTCCCGCGAGAAGACCGGGTTGCTGCTTCTCATCTCATTCCCTCCGGGGCGGCGCGACGCTGCCCACGGCACCAGAGTAATGGTTTGGCAAAGGAATGCGCGTACGCCGTGAGGAGGATCTCCTCCGGCGCCACAGTGGCGCTGGTGCCCGGGGCCGGACTCGAACCGGCACGGCCTCGCGGCCAAGCAGTTTTAAGCTGCCCGTGTCTGCGTTCCACCACCCGGGCGTGAACCGCGCGCCCGTGTGCGGGCTGCCCCTGAGCCTAGTCGCCCGGGTCCCGGTTTCGCATGTTCCACGGGCCGGAAGTTGTCATGTTTCCTTGCCATCTGACGAACAGTCCGTGATTCGGCCACCTGCCCGGCGATATCCGGCCAGCCGCCGTTCTCAGGGTCGGTGTCATACCGCAGGAGGAGGGCGGGAGTTCCGGATACGCCTGGCGACGGTCGCCGCAACCGTTCGCCGGAGCGACGGATCCCGTGATCACGCACGGGAGGATCGAGTAGACCAGCCGTACCCTCCCCGACAGGAGTTCCCGTGACCACGACGACCGCACCCGCCGTCCGCACCGGCCAGGCGGCCGCCCGAGCCAACGGGCTGAGCAAGGTCTACGGGGAGGGCGAGACCCGCGTGGTCGCCCTCGACAGCGTGAGCGTGGCCTTCGCGCGGGGCGAGTTCACCGCGATCATGGGCCCGTCCGGCTCCGGCAAGTCGACCCTGATGCACTGCATGGCCGGGCTGGACACGGTCTCCTCGGGTTCCGCCACGATCGGCGAGACCGAGCTGGTCGGGCTGCGGGACAAGCAGCTCACCAAGCTCCGCCGGGACAAGATCGGGTTCGTCTTCCAGGCCTTCAACCTGCTGCCCACGCTGACCGCGCTGGAGAACATCACCCTGCCGATGGACATCGCGGGCACCAAGGTCGACCGGCCGTGGCTGGACCGCGTGGTCGACACGGTCGGCCTCTCCGGCCGGCTCACCCACCGCCCGTCGCAGCTCTCCGGCGGCCAGCAGCAGCGGGTGGCCTGCGCCCGCGCGCTGGCCTCCAAGCCGGAGATCATCTTCGCCGACGAGCCCACCGGCAACCTCGACTCCCGCTCCGGCGCGGAGATCCTCTCCTTCCTGCGCAACTCGGTGCGCGAACTCGGTCAGACCGTCGTCATGGTGACGCACGACCCGGTCGCCGCCTCGTACGCCGACCGGGTGGTGTTCCTCGCCGACGGCCGGATCGTCGACGAGCTGACCGCCCCCACCGCCGACTCCGTCCTGGACCGCATGCGCCGCTTCGACGCCAAGGGCCGTACCAGCTGACACGACGTCCGCCGCCCGCCCGCACCCACACCTCCAGGACTCACACACCCATGTACCGCACCGCACTGCGCAATGTGCTGGCCCACAAGGGCCGACTGCTGATGACGGCGCTCGCCGTCCTGCTGGGCACGGCCTTCGTGGCCGGCACCATGGTCTTCTCCGACACGCTCGGCGAGGGCATGAAGAACAGCCTCTCCAAGAGCTACTCGGACGTCTCCGTCCTGGTCACCGACACGGTCGCGGACTCCCCCTTCCGTGCCAAGGACCGGAGCGGCCCGAACCAGGGCAAGCTCACCGACGACACCGTCGCGAAGATCGCCGCGCTGCCGGGCACCGAGCGGGCCCGCGGCACCGTCGGCGGCTTCGTCGGCGTGGCCGACCGCAAGGGCGACCTGATCGGCCAGGGCTGGGCCTCCCGGGGCGGCAACTTCGCCCCGGACGCCTCCGGCAAGGACTCCCGCTACCCGATGGTCGAGGGCCGGGGCCCGCAGGCCGAGCGGGAGATCGCGCTCGACCGCCGCACCGCCGAGAAGGGCGGCTTCCACGTCGGCGACACCGTCCGGATCGCCTCCACCGGCCCCGCCAGCGAGCGCACCCTGGTCGGCGTCTTCACCACCGACGACCCCGAGATCGAGTCGGGCGGTACGCTGACCCTCTTCGACCGGGCCACCGCGCAGCAGCTGCTGCTCGCGCCCGGCCAGTACAGCACCATCACGGTCACCGCGAAGCCCGGCACCTCGCAGAACGAGCTGCTGCAGAAGATCACCGCCGTGCTGCCCGGTAACGGCCAGATGCAGGCCGAGACCGGCCAGGAGCTGACCGACCGCCAGACGAAGATGATCGCCGACGGCACCACCGGCATGAAGACCGCCCTGCTCGCCTTCGCCGGGATCTCGCTCTTCGTCGGCATCTTCATCATCGCCAACACCTTCACCATGCTGGTCGCCCAGCGCACCCGTGAGCTGGCCCTGCTGCGCGCGGTCGGCGCCGGCCGCGGCCAGGTGACCCGCTCGGTGCTGATCGAGGCGCTGCTGATCGGCCTCGTCGCCTCGGCGGCCGGCCTCGCCACCGGCATCGGGATCGGCGCCGGCATGCGCGCGGTGCTCGACGCGCTGGACGCCGGCCTGCCGGCCGGCCCGCTCGTCGTGGCCCCCGCCACCGTCGTGGTCTCCCTGGTGGTCGGTGTCGTGGTGACGACGCTCTCCGCGCTGCTGCCCGCCGTCCGCGCCTCGCGGATCGCCCCGGTCGCGGCGATGAGCAGCGGCGACCAGCCCGCCGCGCCGAAGAGCCTGATCGTCCGGAACGTCATCGGCGGTCTGATCGCCGCGGGCGGCCTGGGCCTGGTGGCCGTCGGCGCCGCGGCCGGCGACTCCTCCGGCCGGATCCCGGTCGCGGCCGGCGCGGGCCTCGCCCTGATCGGCATCTTCATCCTGCTGCCGCTGCTGTCCCGTCCGGTGATCGCGCTGGTCGGCCCGCTGCTGCGGGCGACCGCGGGCACCGCCGGCCGGCTGGCCCAGCAGAACGCGGTGCGCAACCCGCGCCGCACCGCCGCCACCGCGGCCGCGCTCACCATCGGCCTGGCCCTGGTCAGCTCGCTGACGGTGCTGGGCGCCTCGGTCGGCGACGCCGTCGACCGCTCGGTCACCAGCAGCATGACGGCGGACTACAGCATCAAGACCGCCAACGGCATCTCGCCGGACCCGAAGCTGGCCGCCGTGGTCGCCAAGGTCCCCGGGGTGTCCGCGGTCAGCCCGATGTCGGACGTCTACTGGAAGCTGGGCTCCACCGAGCGCGCGATCAGCGGTGTCGACGCCGACGCGGTCGACAAGGTGGTCGCCCTCACGCTGGACAGCGGCTCCACGGCCGCGCTGAAGCAGGGACAGATCCTCGTCCAGGCGGAGACCGCGAAGAGCAACAACCTGTCGGTCGGCTCGACCCTGCCGGTCGAGTACCCGGAC
This genomic window from Streptomyces sp. TLI_235 contains:
- a CDS encoding putative YccA/Bax inhibitor family protein, coding for MRSSNPVFSREGSFTRDTGYAGFDATRPPQAGDPYANNPYAANPYGANPYARADGTQLTDDQLVEMYQAPSAGPLQTGRMTMDDVVARTTLTLLTLVAFGALAWFALPDEGYGFAAGAALAAFVVGLVITFKRSVSPPLILAYAALEGFFLGAITKVFNTIWPGIAVQAVLGTAVVFGAMLIAYKSGRIRVTPRYTRIGLAIAMGFLGLLLVNMIASMFGADFGLRSGPLGIAVGLIGIALGAFFLSLDFAEIENAIRGGAPQQEAWRAAFGLTLSLVWIYLEMLRLIAILRGDD
- a CDS encoding putative ABC transport system ATP-binding protein gives rise to the protein MTTTTAPAVRTGQAAARANGLSKVYGEGETRVVALDSVSVAFARGEFTAIMGPSGSGKSTLMHCMAGLDTVSSGSATIGETELVGLRDKQLTKLRRDKIGFVFQAFNLLPTLTALENITLPMDIAGTKVDRPWLDRVVDTVGLSGRLTHRPSQLSGGQQQRVACARALASKPEIIFADEPTGNLDSRSGAEILSFLRNSVRELGQTVVMVTHDPVAASYADRVVFLADGRIVDELTAPTADSVLDRMRRFDAKGRTS
- a CDS encoding putative ABC transport system permease protein, producing MYRTALRNVLAHKGRLLMTALAVLLGTAFVAGTMVFSDTLGEGMKNSLSKSYSDVSVLVTDTVADSPFRAKDRSGPNQGKLTDDTVAKIAALPGTERARGTVGGFVGVADRKGDLIGQGWASRGGNFAPDASGKDSRYPMVEGRGPQAEREIALDRRTAEKGGFHVGDTVRIASTGPASERTLVGVFTTDDPEIESGGTLTLFDRATAQQLLLAPGQYSTITVTAKPGTSQNELLQKITAVLPGNGQMQAETGQELTDRQTKMIADGTTGMKTALLAFAGISLFVGIFIIANTFTMLVAQRTRELALLRAVGAGRGQVTRSVLIEALLIGLVASAAGLATGIGIGAGMRAVLDALDAGLPAGPLVVAPATVVVSLVVGVVVTTLSALLPAVRASRIAPVAAMSSGDQPAAPKSLIVRNVIGGLIAAGGLGLVAVGAAAGDSSGRIPVAAGAGLALIGIFILLPLLSRPVIALVGPLLRATAGTAGRLAQQNAVRNPRRTAATAAALTIGLALVSSLTVLGASVGDAVDRSVTSSMTADYSIKTANGISPDPKLAAVVAKVPGVSAVSPMSDVYWKLGSTERAISGVDADAVDKVVALTLDSGSTAALKQGQILVQAETAKSNNLSVGSTLPVEYPDGGTAQVTVGGVFQKNELLSPVVMANTEVFKHTEDPYVTQILVKTADGPTDALRKAIKDATGSNPVIDVKTKQDIRDEYSKIITFMLNLMYGLLAMSVLVAVLGVVNTLAMSVFERKREIGMLRAIGLDRRGVKRMVRLESVVISMFGAVIGVLLGCFLAWAVNGTLESSMPGLGTVVPYGKLLVFLALAGLVGMVAAIWPARRASRLDILGAIKTD